In Micromonospora sp. LH3U1, one genomic interval encodes:
- a CDS encoding amino acid ABC transporter ATP-binding protein — MDDVTTGEPLIVLDAVNKWFGPLHVLDDVSLSVGRGEVVVVIGPSGSGKSTLCRAINRLEPISSGTITFDGQPLPAEGKPLAKLRSEVGMVFQSFNLFAHKTILENVTLGPIKVRKEKPAAARERGLALLDRVGIANQADKFPAQLSGGQQQRAAIARALAMQPKAMLFDEPTSALDPEMVGEVLDVMTSLASDGMTMVVVTHEMGFARHAANRVIFMADGQLVEDAPPAEFFANPRSERARDFLSKILTH; from the coding sequence GTGGACGACGTGACGACGGGCGAACCGCTCATCGTGCTGGACGCGGTCAACAAGTGGTTCGGGCCGCTGCACGTGCTGGACGACGTCTCACTGTCGGTGGGTCGGGGCGAGGTGGTCGTGGTCATCGGCCCGTCCGGCTCCGGCAAGTCGACGCTGTGCCGCGCCATCAACCGACTGGAACCGATCAGTTCCGGCACCATCACCTTCGACGGTCAGCCGCTGCCGGCCGAGGGCAAGCCCCTCGCCAAGCTGCGCAGCGAGGTGGGCATGGTGTTCCAGTCCTTCAACCTCTTCGCCCACAAGACCATCCTGGAGAACGTCACCCTCGGCCCGATCAAGGTCCGCAAGGAGAAGCCGGCCGCCGCCCGCGAGCGTGGCCTGGCCCTGCTCGACCGGGTCGGCATCGCCAACCAGGCAGACAAGTTCCCGGCCCAGCTCTCCGGCGGCCAGCAGCAGCGGGCGGCCATCGCCCGGGCGCTGGCCATGCAGCCCAAGGCGATGCTCTTCGATGAGCCGACCAGCGCACTGGACCCGGAGATGGTCGGCGAGGTGCTCGACGTGATGACCTCGCTGGCCAGCGACGGCATGACGATGGTCGTGGTGACCCACGAGATGGGCTTCGCCCGGCACGCAGCGAACCGGGTCATCTTCATGGCCGACGGGCAACTGGTCGAGGACGCCCCGCCTGCGGAGTTCTTCGCCAACCCGCGCAGCGAGCGGGCCCGGGACTTCCTCTCCAAGATCCTCACGCACTAG
- the selD gene encoding selenide, water dikinase SelD — translation MTEPVRLTKYARGGGCACKIPPGELEIMVAGLGPATGTAELLVGLDHGDDAAVVRLDERTGIVSTADFFTPVVDDAYDWGRIAAANALSDVYAMGGTPLIALNLLCWPRDVLPMELAGEVLRGGQDVAREAGCHLAGGHSVDDDGPKYGLAVTGTVRPEELITLDAGRAGVPLSLTKPLGVGVLNTRHKTTGESFPEAVATMSALNRDAARAAVAAGIRCGTDVTGFGLLGHASKLARASQLTVAIDMARVPYLAGAREALRDGYVSGGSRRNLEWVTPWTDFGAAGEDERLLLADAQTSGGLLVAGEVPGAPVVGELLPRGEHLVVLR, via the coding sequence ATGACCGAACCGGTACGGCTGACCAAGTACGCCCGCGGCGGTGGCTGCGCCTGCAAGATCCCGCCGGGGGAGTTGGAGATCATGGTGGCTGGTCTCGGCCCAGCCACCGGGACCGCGGAACTGCTGGTCGGGTTGGACCACGGGGACGACGCGGCGGTGGTGCGGCTGGACGAGCGGACGGGCATCGTCAGCACCGCCGACTTCTTCACGCCGGTGGTCGACGACGCGTACGACTGGGGCCGGATCGCCGCGGCCAACGCGCTCTCCGACGTCTACGCGATGGGCGGCACCCCGTTGATCGCGCTCAACCTGCTCTGCTGGCCGCGCGACGTGCTGCCGATGGAGTTGGCGGGCGAGGTTCTGCGCGGTGGCCAGGACGTCGCCCGGGAGGCCGGCTGTCACCTGGCCGGCGGCCACAGCGTGGACGACGACGGCCCGAAGTACGGCCTCGCGGTCACCGGCACGGTCCGACCGGAGGAGCTGATCACCCTCGACGCCGGGCGGGCCGGGGTGCCGTTGTCGCTGACGAAGCCCCTCGGGGTGGGTGTGCTGAACACCCGACACAAGACCACCGGCGAGAGCTTTCCGGAGGCGGTGGCAACGATGAGCGCGCTCAATCGGGACGCCGCTCGCGCGGCGGTTGCCGCCGGCATCCGTTGTGGCACCGACGTGACCGGGTTCGGTCTGCTCGGGCACGCCTCGAAGCTGGCCCGGGCCAGCCAGCTCACGGTGGCCATCGACATGGCCCGGGTTCCCTACCTGGCCGGCGCGCGGGAGGCGCTACGCGACGGCTACGTCAGCGGCGGCAGCCGGCGCAACCTGGAGTGGGTCACCCCGTGGACCGATTTCGGCGCGGCGGGTGAGGACGAGCGGTTGCTGCTGGCCGATGCGCAGACCTCGGGTGGCCTGCTGGTCGCCGGCGAGGTGCCGGGCGCGCCCGTGGTGGGTGAGTTGCTGCCCCGCGGCGAGCACCTCGTCGTCCTGCGCTGA
- a CDS encoding DUF2277 family protein, with translation MCRSIKTLREPFTPQVTDADVEAAALQYVRKISGFRAPAAHNAAAFDAAVAAVAEATRTLLDQLVVRGAGTGTPDRQATASS, from the coding sequence ATGTGCCGGAGCATCAAGACGCTGCGTGAGCCGTTCACCCCGCAGGTGACCGACGCGGACGTCGAGGCGGCGGCGTTGCAGTACGTCCGGAAGATCTCTGGCTTCCGGGCGCCCGCCGCGCACAACGCCGCCGCGTTCGACGCCGCAGTGGCCGCCGTGGCCGAAGCGACGCGCACCCTGCTCGACCAACTGGTGGTGCGGGGTGCCGGAACGGGCACCCCGGACCGGCAGGCCACCGCCTCCAGCTGA
- a CDS encoding FxsB family cyclophane-forming radical SAM/SPASM peptide maturase has protein sequence MGGSCRRISQFVLKVHSRCDLSCDHCYVYQHADQTWRGRPVRMPPATVRAAARRIAEHAREHELPVVHVVLHGGEPLLLGAAGLREVLAELRTAITPWTLLDLRMQTNGVLLDEELCRLLVEYNVQVGVSFDGDRAANDRHRVFAHGGSSHDHVRRALALLRQPEHRVSYAGILCTVDVRNDPDRVYEALLAESPPRVDLLLPHATWDNPPERPGPRATPYADWLERLHRRWVDDARPVSIRLFEALRPGGGGTEAFGLAPADVLVIEADGSWEQVDSLKTAYHGAAGTGFDVFGHSVDEAARHPGVAIRQDGVDGLCATCRACPVVDRCGGGLYAHRWRTGSGFDNPSVYCADLLQLIDRVDAYPEPASAAPSEWSAALPVDELLDDLATGHGSAPTLALLAATQLSITRALLVACRDMVGPTAAWELLVHLDQAAPEAVRAVLEHPFVRPWLVHRLDSSARSRVSPALDPLPALAVAAALRAGVPATVHVPVRADAITLPTLGGLLLPGLGESAEVTVRPGEFRVRGGTAERTVLLDPVEPSAGWRPTRDVPVSAGRFLVEDGDPYRDCYGQPVAPRLEAPAARALGRTLAEAWQVVHRDVPAHAAALDGGLRAVVPLAPDPARPLRSATARHAFGAVAVTTDPDPETMAELLVHEWQHAKLGAVLDLYDLVEPGQGTRIRVPWRPDPRPPEGVLQGVYAHLAVTQVWRSRAAADGGDASAHAARFLAWTRDGVDALLGSRSLTAAGERFVGQMRHALEETCVGSR, from the coding sequence GTGGGCGGATCCTGCCGGCGGATCAGCCAGTTCGTGCTGAAGGTGCACAGCCGGTGCGACCTCAGCTGCGACCACTGCTACGTCTACCAGCACGCCGACCAGACCTGGCGTGGTCGACCGGTGCGAATGCCACCGGCCACGGTCCGGGCCGCCGCACGGCGCATCGCGGAGCACGCCCGCGAGCACGAGCTGCCGGTCGTGCACGTGGTGCTGCACGGGGGTGAGCCGCTGCTGCTGGGTGCTGCCGGGCTGCGCGAGGTGCTGGCCGAGCTGCGGACGGCGATCACGCCGTGGACGTTGCTCGACCTCCGCATGCAGACCAACGGCGTGTTGCTCGACGAGGAGCTGTGCCGGCTGCTCGTCGAGTACAACGTGCAGGTCGGTGTGTCGTTCGACGGTGACCGTGCCGCCAACGACCGTCACCGGGTCTTCGCCCACGGCGGCAGCAGCCATGACCACGTCCGGCGAGCCCTGGCCCTTCTCCGGCAGCCGGAGCACCGCGTCAGCTACGCCGGCATCCTCTGCACGGTCGACGTTCGCAACGACCCCGACCGGGTGTACGAGGCACTGCTGGCCGAGAGCCCTCCCCGGGTCGACCTGCTGCTGCCACACGCCACCTGGGACAACCCCCCGGAGCGCCCCGGGCCCCGGGCCACCCCGTACGCGGATTGGCTGGAACGGCTCCACCGGCGCTGGGTGGACGACGCGCGTCCCGTGTCGATCCGGCTGTTCGAGGCGTTGCGGCCCGGCGGCGGCGGCACCGAGGCGTTCGGCCTCGCGCCGGCCGACGTTCTGGTGATCGAGGCGGACGGCAGTTGGGAGCAGGTCGACTCGCTGAAGACCGCCTACCACGGCGCGGCCGGCACCGGGTTCGACGTGTTCGGCCATTCCGTGGACGAGGCCGCCCGGCACCCCGGGGTCGCGATCCGACAGGACGGTGTGGACGGGCTCTGCGCGACCTGCCGAGCCTGCCCGGTGGTCGACCGATGTGGCGGCGGCCTGTACGCCCACCGCTGGCGCACCGGCTCCGGCTTCGACAACCCCTCGGTGTACTGCGCCGACCTGCTCCAGCTCATCGACCGCGTAGACGCGTACCCGGAGCCCGCTTCCGCCGCGCCGAGCGAGTGGTCCGCCGCGTTGCCGGTCGACGAGCTGCTGGACGACCTGGCCACCGGGCACGGGTCGGCGCCGACGCTGGCGCTGCTCGCCGCCACCCAGCTCTCCATCACCCGGGCGCTGCTGGTGGCCTGCCGGGACATGGTCGGCCCCACAGCCGCCTGGGAGCTGCTCGTCCACCTCGATCAGGCGGCGCCGGAGGCGGTCCGGGCGGTCCTGGAGCACCCCTTCGTTCGGCCCTGGCTGGTGCATCGCCTCGACTCGTCGGCGCGGTCCCGCGTCAGCCCGGCGCTCGACCCGCTGCCGGCGCTCGCCGTCGCCGCGGCTCTCCGGGCGGGCGTTCCGGCCACGGTGCACGTCCCGGTGCGGGCCGATGCGATCACGTTGCCCACGCTCGGCGGCCTGCTGCTGCCCGGCCTGGGTGAGAGCGCAGAGGTGACCGTCCGGCCGGGTGAATTCCGGGTTCGGGGTGGGACCGCCGAGCGGACGGTGCTCCTCGATCCGGTCGAGCCGTCGGCCGGCTGGCGACCGACACGCGACGTGCCGGTTTCCGCTGGGCGGTTCCTCGTCGAGGACGGCGACCCGTACCGGGACTGCTACGGCCAGCCGGTGGCACCTCGCCTGGAGGCCCCGGCGGCGCGGGCGTTGGGCCGTACCCTGGCCGAGGCCTGGCAGGTCGTGCACCGGGACGTGCCGGCGCACGCGGCGGCGCTCGACGGCGGTCTGCGCGCCGTCGTGCCGCTGGCACCCGACCCGGCGCGACCGTTGCGGAGTGCGACCGCCCGGCACGCGTTCGGCGCGGTCGCCGTCACCACCGACCCGGACCCGGAGACGATGGCGGAGCTGCTCGTGCACGAGTGGCAGCACGCCAAGCTCGGAGCCGTGCTCGACCTGTACGACCTCGTCGAACCCGGGCAGGGCACCCGGATCCGGGTGCCCTGGCGTCCCGACCCGCGGCCACCCGAAGGCGTGTTGCAGGGGGTGTACGCACATCTGGCTGTCACCCAGGTGTGGCGGTCCCGGGCGGCCGCCGACGGCGGGGACGCGTCGGCGCACGCTGCCCGTTTCCTGGCCTGGACCCGGGACGGCGTCGACGCGCTGCTGGGCAGTCGGTCGCTCACCGCGGCGGGCGAGCGGTTCGTCGGGCAGATGCGTCACGCCCTGGAGGAGACCTGTGTCGGGTCCAGATGA
- a CDS encoding aminoglycoside N(3)-acetyltransferase, whose protein sequence is MSTLGRPRLADDLRALGVRPGVCLVVHCGLRRVGPLEHGPATLAGALRDVLGPAGTLLVPTHTDGNSTTSRAHLAAIAGMDRAQRDRYEAALPGWDRRTTPSQRMGALAEYVRCAPGAVRSDHPQTSFAALGPRARQLTDGHDLTCHLGERSPVGGLYAADGQILLLGLGYEACSALHLAEYRLPSPPPERDYRCFRLVDGRRVRLDFRALDLDDRDFPTVGAALDDAPFVQHGQVGRASARLLPARPAVDFAVGWFAANRLAAQR, encoded by the coding sequence ATGTCCACACTGGGCCGTCCTCGCCTCGCCGACGACCTGCGGGCGTTGGGCGTCCGCCCGGGTGTGTGCCTCGTGGTGCACTGCGGCCTCCGGCGGGTGGGCCCGCTGGAGCACGGCCCCGCGACGCTCGCCGGCGCCCTGCGGGACGTCCTCGGCCCGGCGGGCACGCTGCTCGTGCCCACCCACACCGACGGCAACTCGACCACCTCCCGGGCACATCTGGCGGCCATCGCCGGCATGGATCGGGCGCAGCGCGACAGATACGAGGCGGCGCTGCCGGGCTGGGACCGCCGAACCACCCCCTCCCAGCGGATGGGTGCGCTCGCCGAGTACGTCCGGTGTGCCCCCGGCGCCGTGCGCAGCGATCATCCGCAGACCTCGTTCGCCGCGCTCGGCCCACGGGCCCGGCAGCTCACCGACGGCCACGACCTCACCTGCCATCTGGGGGAACGCTCCCCGGTCGGCGGCCTCTACGCGGCGGACGGGCAGATCCTGCTGCTCGGCCTCGGCTACGAGGCGTGCAGCGCCCTGCACCTGGCCGAGTACCGGCTTCCCTCGCCGCCGCCCGAGCGCGACTACCGCTGCTTCCGGCTCGTCGACGGGCGCCGGGTCCGCCTCGACTTCCGTGCTCTCGACCTGGACGATCGCGACTTCCCCACGGTGGGCGCCGCGCTCGACGACGCACCGTTCGTTCAGCACGGTCAGGTTGGTCGGGCGAGCGCCCGCCTGCTGCCCGCGCGCCCTGCGGTGGACTTCGCGGTCGGCTGGTTCGCCGCGAACCGCTTGGCGGCGCAACGTTGA
- a CDS encoding TIR-like protein FxsC: MSTVDAPSRTRAPLFFLSYSRAPVGRATGKPAEYVSRFFEDLSVHVSELVGPVTGVDAGFLDSSIAGGERWSPELLQAAGTCQVFVPLVSSALLGSDWCGREWDAFSRRRIIPRHSSASAHETAIVPVTWSPTNGTALPRVLRDIQRFSPTAMPDPDIAVHYQRDGVYGLLTMQWENAYRAVVWRLAQRIVAIHRSYLVEPWVPASVDELCNRFAEEPG, translated from the coding sequence ATGAGCACAGTGGACGCACCCTCCAGAACGCGCGCCCCGCTCTTCTTCCTCAGCTACTCCAGAGCGCCGGTCGGCCGCGCCACCGGCAAGCCCGCCGAGTACGTCTCCCGGTTCTTCGAGGACCTCTCCGTCCATGTCAGTGAGCTGGTCGGCCCGGTGACCGGGGTGGACGCCGGCTTCCTGGACAGCTCCATCGCCGGCGGGGAACGCTGGAGCCCGGAGCTCCTCCAGGCCGCCGGCACCTGCCAGGTCTTCGTTCCGCTGGTGTCCAGCGCGCTGCTCGGCAGCGACTGGTGTGGCCGCGAGTGGGACGCGTTCTCCCGCCGACGGATCATCCCGCGGCACAGCTCCGCCTCCGCCCACGAAACGGCGATCGTGCCGGTCACCTGGTCGCCGACGAACGGCACAGCACTGCCTCGGGTGCTCCGCGACATCCAACGGTTCTCCCCGACCGCCATGCCGGATCCCGACATCGCGGTGCACTACCAGCGGGATGGGGTCTATGGCTTGCTGACCATGCAGTGGGAGAACGCGTACCGGGCGGTGGTCTGGCGGCTCGCGCAGCGGATCGTGGCCATCCACCGGTCGTACCTGGTGGAGCCCTGGGTGCCGGCGAGCGTGGACGAGCTGTGCAACCGGTTCGCCGAGGAGCCGGGATGA
- a CDS encoding TIR-like protein FxsC: MSPPADRRRSAARGTYFFLSYAHSPPAPGARADADVWVGQFFTDLADEVRRQARPVAGMRIGFFDQQIPLGADWKAALAEALGDAEVFVPLYSPGYFSRPWALGEQESFRARLAAAGPARATAGHLTPVLWIPFHPWETHPELDGALDLGRDVPEYAEDGLRAFCMLASYRAQYELLLSRLASRIVHTAERRPLGPSRAPGLDEVVRPAPTDPDFVVAVLAPTQDRLPTDRDPAGYAAKSQLWRPYGRRQELPVAEYAASTAERLGLSARTEDFVQAAGLLDRRPAVLLVDPWIAAAPDAPEVLARMLQGLREWVVPLVVTDDDDSQDATRWATKMTQLLHDAGLPQVKQACSMPEFADLMPALVTEARRQFLKYGPVVSFEPPPEPVPSLRDGLSAAGPTVTSDPASPPDDPAPPRPHGENR; this comes from the coding sequence ATGAGCCCGCCGGCGGACCGGCGCCGATCGGCGGCGCGAGGGACGTACTTCTTCCTCAGCTATGCCCACTCGCCGCCGGCGCCGGGCGCCCGGGCCGACGCCGACGTCTGGGTCGGCCAGTTCTTCACCGACCTGGCCGACGAGGTGCGGCGCCAGGCGCGACCGGTGGCCGGCATGCGGATCGGCTTCTTCGACCAGCAGATCCCGCTGGGCGCCGACTGGAAGGCGGCACTCGCCGAGGCACTCGGTGACGCCGAGGTCTTCGTCCCGCTCTACTCGCCCGGCTACTTCAGTCGCCCGTGGGCGTTGGGGGAGCAGGAGTCCTTCCGGGCCCGGCTGGCCGCCGCCGGCCCGGCCCGGGCCACCGCTGGCCATCTCACCCCGGTGCTGTGGATCCCGTTCCACCCGTGGGAGACCCATCCGGAGCTGGACGGCGCCCTGGACCTGGGCCGGGACGTCCCGGAATACGCCGAGGACGGCCTTCGCGCGTTCTGCATGCTGGCCTCCTACCGGGCGCAGTACGAGCTTCTGCTGAGCCGGCTGGCGAGCCGGATCGTGCACACCGCCGAGCGGCGACCGCTGGGCCCGTCCCGGGCGCCCGGCCTCGACGAGGTCGTCCGCCCGGCGCCGACCGACCCCGACTTCGTCGTCGCCGTCCTGGCCCCGACCCAGGACCGTCTGCCGACCGACCGCGACCCCGCCGGCTACGCCGCCAAGAGCCAGCTCTGGCGGCCGTACGGGCGCCGCCAGGAGCTGCCCGTCGCCGAGTACGCGGCCAGCACCGCCGAGCGCCTCGGGCTGTCCGCCCGCACGGAGGACTTCGTGCAGGCCGCCGGGCTGCTCGATCGTCGACCGGCGGTGCTGCTGGTCGACCCGTGGATCGCGGCGGCGCCGGATGCGCCCGAAGTCCTCGCCCGCATGCTGCAAGGCCTGCGGGAGTGGGTCGTCCCGCTGGTGGTCACCGACGACGACGACAGCCAGGACGCCACCCGATGGGCGACGAAGATGACGCAGCTCCTGCACGACGCCGGTCTGCCCCAGGTGAAGCAGGCGTGCAGCATGCCGGAGTTCGCCGATCTGATGCCGGCGCTGGTCACCGAGGCTCGCCGCCAGTTCCTCAAGTACGGCCCGGTCGTCTCCTTCGAGCCACCGCCGGAGCCGGTGCCGAGCCTGCGCGACGGCCTGTCCGCCGCCGGCCCGACCGTTACGTCCGACCCCGCGTCCCCGCCTGATGATCCGGCCCCACCGCGTCCCCACGGAGAAAACCGATGA
- the fxsT gene encoding FxSxx-COOH system tetratricopeptide repeat protein: protein MNNDREGQVVTFYSFKGGTGRTMALANVAWILAASGRRVLVADWDLESPGLHRFFHPFLDAEAIQGTSGVIDMIRDYEWETTRVDDRPDRWMEQYARVGRHAFSLHWNFPNGGGLDFLSAGRQNSDYAVSVSGLDWDNFYNRLGGAQFFEALRADMKRQYDFTLIDSRTGLSDVADICTLHLPDTLVDCFTLSDQGIDGAARVAHSVRDRYRRRDIRVLPVPMRVDQAEKERAEAGRLLAMRRFAGLPAGMTEAERRRYWAAVEVPYRPFYAYEETLATFGDPPGSPTSLLAAFETLTGILTDGAVTALPLMDESVRERGKARFRRRTEAVDDQIVLRCAPEDAIWAEWLERVLSSAGLRVVEPTAAVGSAATPAPRTLTVVSPAYVATPSSGLPDRDTSTGSTALAVYVADLRPLAEFPSQSSTNLVNVSAATAVERVLRLVGRPVPSSADGPAGGSARYPGAEPLIFNAPNRNARFTGREDDLARLRGQLQSGGSAVVLPVALQGMGGVGKTQVALEYVHRFKAAYDVVWWIVADPPQFVDTALADLANRLGILAGPTLPDTVRSVLQVLSRGEPYERWLVVLDNAEELDQIEPFLPQGPGHVLLTSRNRAWGDRANPIQVDVFDRTESVAHLAQRVPTISAEEADRVAEALGDLPIAVAAAGAWLADTGTSVADYLRQIERHGPSALSVEATWDLSLNRLLDQAPAAYRLLQLCSVLAPEIALELIYSDEMAAALVPFDPSVSERLVRGALVQQINRLALLKLDVQGGRVQVHRLLQAVVRDRMTEDEIIAARHQAHLVLAASRPRGDVDDPTTWARLRMLWPHLEVSEALTCPDESVRQLLIDRVRYLWQRGGLDQADGFSQEVDDTWSARLGDAQDETETTALGRQLLHLRFNRANILRSLGRFDEARDLDEAVLAEQRRLLGPLHPHSLMTAGSLGGDLRALGRYAEALERDRSTYASWLQVFGEDHPRTLSAANNLAVSYRLVGDYRSARRWDDEVHQRRRLVLGPTHPYTLVSAVRLGSDLREAGEYERSATLLRTVYDAYCEVLGPDDGQSLAAQVNLAVSLRSAGRGAEAAPMFETAYRELDERFGPDNPDTVACRSSRAANLLAVGDAARALTELIAVSQAYEEQLRLGPEHPHTLATLSNISAAERALGRRSEARVSAARAAGELRKVVGPDHPHTLAAEVNQAVCLAEEGDWESARDRLRETAGRLAAVIGADHPDTLRCLGDLALVSKRAGDGAPAEDVSSVADRLAEVIGPEHPTVQTLRERRFIVRVIDPHTI from the coding sequence ATGAACAACGATCGCGAAGGCCAGGTCGTCACCTTCTACTCGTTCAAGGGTGGGACGGGCCGAACGATGGCGCTGGCCAACGTGGCCTGGATCCTCGCGGCCAGCGGTCGGCGGGTGCTTGTCGCTGACTGGGACCTCGAGTCACCCGGCCTGCACCGCTTCTTCCACCCGTTCCTCGATGCCGAGGCGATCCAGGGCACCAGCGGCGTGATCGACATGATCCGCGACTACGAGTGGGAGACGACCCGGGTCGACGACCGGCCGGATCGCTGGATGGAGCAGTACGCCCGGGTCGGACGGCACGCCTTCTCGCTGCACTGGAACTTCCCGAACGGCGGCGGCCTCGACTTCCTCTCCGCGGGCCGGCAGAACAGCGACTACGCCGTCTCGGTGAGCGGGCTGGACTGGGACAACTTCTACAACCGGCTGGGCGGGGCGCAGTTCTTCGAGGCGCTGCGCGCCGACATGAAGCGCCAGTACGACTTCACCCTGATCGACAGCCGAACGGGGTTGAGCGACGTCGCCGACATCTGCACCCTGCACCTGCCGGACACGCTGGTCGACTGTTTCACGCTCAGCGACCAGGGCATCGACGGCGCGGCCCGGGTGGCGCACTCGGTGCGGGACCGGTACCGGCGGCGGGACATCCGGGTCCTGCCGGTGCCGATGCGCGTCGACCAGGCCGAGAAGGAGCGGGCCGAGGCGGGTCGGCTGCTGGCCATGCGCCGGTTCGCCGGCTTGCCGGCGGGCATGACCGAGGCGGAACGGCGGCGATACTGGGCCGCCGTCGAGGTCCCGTACCGGCCGTTCTACGCGTACGAGGAGACACTGGCGACGTTCGGGGACCCGCCCGGTTCGCCGACGTCGCTGCTGGCCGCGTTCGAGACGTTGACCGGGATCCTCACCGATGGCGCGGTGACCGCGTTGCCGCTGATGGACGAGTCGGTGCGGGAGCGGGGCAAGGCTCGCTTCCGCCGACGTACCGAGGCGGTCGACGACCAGATCGTGCTCCGTTGCGCGCCGGAGGACGCCATCTGGGCCGAGTGGCTGGAGCGGGTGCTCAGCTCGGCCGGGTTGCGGGTGGTGGAGCCCACGGCAGCCGTCGGGTCCGCCGCCACGCCCGCCCCGCGCACGCTGACCGTGGTCTCGCCGGCGTACGTGGCAACGCCGTCCAGCGGTCTGCCCGACCGCGACACGAGCACCGGCTCCACGGCCCTTGCCGTGTACGTCGCCGACCTGCGCCCGCTGGCGGAGTTCCCTTCCCAGAGCTCCACCAACCTGGTCAATGTGAGCGCCGCGACCGCCGTGGAGCGGGTGTTGCGGCTGGTCGGCCGGCCGGTCCCGTCGTCAGCGGACGGTCCGGCGGGTGGGTCCGCCCGTTATCCCGGCGCCGAGCCGTTGATCTTCAACGCCCCGAACCGGAACGCCCGGTTCACCGGCCGGGAGGACGACCTGGCGCGACTGCGCGGGCAGTTGCAGAGCGGGGGCAGCGCGGTGGTGCTGCCGGTCGCCCTGCAGGGCATGGGCGGCGTCGGCAAGACACAGGTGGCTCTGGAGTACGTGCACCGGTTCAAGGCCGCGTACGACGTGGTCTGGTGGATCGTGGCCGACCCGCCGCAGTTCGTCGACACCGCCCTCGCCGACCTCGCCAACCGCCTCGGCATCCTCGCCGGGCCCACCCTGCCCGACACGGTCCGGTCGGTGCTGCAGGTGCTGAGCCGGGGCGAGCCGTACGAGCGGTGGCTCGTCGTGCTCGACAACGCGGAAGAGCTCGACCAGATCGAGCCGTTCCTGCCGCAGGGCCCCGGCCATGTCCTGCTGACCTCCCGCAACCGCGCGTGGGGTGATCGGGCGAACCCGATCCAGGTGGACGTCTTCGACCGCACCGAGAGCGTCGCGCACCTCGCCCAGCGGGTGCCCACGATCAGCGCCGAGGAGGCCGACCGTGTGGCCGAGGCGCTCGGCGACCTGCCGATCGCGGTGGCCGCGGCGGGTGCGTGGCTCGCCGACACCGGCACGTCGGTCGCGGACTACCTGCGGCAGATCGAGCGGCACGGCCCCAGCGCGCTCTCCGTGGAGGCCACCTGGGACCTGTCGCTGAACCGGCTGCTCGACCAGGCCCCTGCCGCGTACCGGCTGTTGCAGCTCTGCTCGGTGCTGGCCCCGGAGATCGCCCTCGAACTCATCTACAGCGACGAGATGGCGGCAGCCCTCGTGCCGTTCGACCCGTCGGTGTCGGAGCGGCTCGTACGCGGCGCCCTGGTGCAGCAGATCAACCGGCTGGCGCTGCTCAAACTCGACGTCCAGGGCGGCCGGGTCCAGGTGCACCGGCTGTTGCAGGCGGTGGTCCGCGACCGGATGACCGAGGACGAGATCATCGCCGCCCGACACCAGGCGCACCTGGTGCTGGCCGCGTCCCGGCCACGCGGCGACGTGGACGACCCGACCACCTGGGCCCGGCTGCGCATGCTCTGGCCGCACCTGGAGGTTTCCGAGGCGCTGACCTGCCCTGACGAGTCGGTGCGTCAGCTGCTGATCGACCGGGTCCGTTATCTATGGCAGCGCGGCGGCCTGGACCAGGCCGACGGGTTCAGCCAGGAGGTGGACGACACCTGGTCCGCTCGGCTCGGCGACGCGCAGGACGAGACCGAGACGACGGCGCTGGGACGACAGTTGCTGCACCTGCGGTTCAACCGGGCGAACATTCTGCGCAGCCTGGGCCGGTTCGACGAGGCCCGGGACCTGGACGAAGCGGTGCTGGCCGAGCAACGCCGGCTGCTGGGCCCGCTGCATCCGCACAGTCTGATGACCGCCGGAAGCCTCGGCGGTGACCTGCGGGCGCTCGGTCGCTACGCCGAGGCCCTGGAACGGGACCGGTCCACCTACGCCTCGTGGCTCCAGGTGTTCGGCGAGGACCACCCGCGGACGTTGAGCGCGGCCAACAACCTCGCCGTCTCGTACCGGCTGGTCGGCGACTACCGGTCCGCCCGCCGGTGGGACGACGAGGTGCACCAGCGGCGGCGCCTGGTGCTCGGCCCCACCCACCCGTACACCCTGGTCTCCGCCGTCCGCCTGGGCAGCGACCTGCGGGAAGCCGGCGAGTACGAGAGGTCGGCGACCCTGCTGCGCACGGTGTACGACGCGTACTGCGAGGTGCTCGGGCCGGACGACGGCCAGAGTCTCGCCGCCCAGGTCAACCTGGCGGTGTCACTGCGCAGCGCCGGTCGGGGAGCCGAGGCCGCGCCGATGTTCGAGACGGCCTACCGCGAGCTCGACGAACGCTTCGGGCCGGACAACCCGGACACGGTGGCGTGCCGGTCGAGCCGCGCGGCGAACCTGTTGGCCGTCGGCGACGCGGCCCGGGCGTTGACCGAGTTGATCGCCGTCAGCCAGGCGTACGAGGAGCAACTCCGGCTCGGCCCGGAGCACCCGCACACCCTGGCGACGCTGAGCAACATCTCCGCCGCCGAGCGCGCACTCGGCCGTCGATCGGAAGCCCGCGTATCGGCTGCCCGGGCGGCCGGCGAGTTGCGCAAGGTGGTCGGCCCCGACCACCCGCACACCCTCGCGGCAGAGGTGAACCAGGCGGTGTGCCTCGCCGAGGAGGGTGACTGGGAGTCGGCGCGGGACCGGCTGCGGGAAACCGCCGGCCGGCTGGCCGCGGTGATCGGTGCGGACCACCCCGACACGCTGCGCTGCCTCGGTGACCTCGCCCTGGTGTCGAAGCGGGCCGGCGACGGCGCTCCCGCCGAGGACGTCAGCAGCGTGGCGGACCGGCTGGCCGAGGTGATCGGCCCTGAGCATCCGACCGTGCAGACCCTGCGCGAACGGCGGTTCATCGTCCGGGTGATCGACCCGCACACGATCTGA